A window of Adhaeribacter arboris genomic DNA:
TCCGAATAAATAACATCGCTAGCGACGAACATGATTATTTTTAGAAGCAAACCGGCTGCATTATCTACATGATTTACATAAATTTTAATTTCTTCAGAGTAGGTGGTCCAATTTCTTAGCGTAAACGGTTAATAAAAATAAAAAAACTCTGCTGCTTCAAGCAACAGAGTTTATCTGAAAAGTTAATGTATATACCAGTATTTAATGACTGCCCGCCGAAGTGCCGACATCCTGACCACCGTCTTCGGTGCTGTTCGCCTCGTGCCGGCCTCCCTTGGCTGGCCTTTTGGGATCGTCTACATTTTCGTTGCCGCTCCGGTTCATAGGGGCCTTGTCAACGGAACGAATATCTTTTAAAATAGCATCTTTCTCTCCGGGGTTTTTACCTTGCTTATCTTTCATAGTCTTTTTTTTTGAATGAAACATGCCCGGCTTACTAAAGGGCCGGTTAGTTGTTTACGCAGAACAGACCCGGAAGTAGCAGAAAAATGAAATATAATTACTTAATGTTCAGTTTAGCTTTGACCAGCGGCATAATATTGTGGCTGTCTTTGGCGTAAATAAAGGAGCCAGTGCTGGCATCAAAAATATAATCGTAGCCATTTTCTTTACCCACGTCTTTTACCGCTTTTTCGGCTTTATCTAAAATAGGCTTAAATAATTCTTCGCGTTTAGCTGCTACTTTTTGCTGTCCCGATGCTTGTGATTGTTGCAGTTGCTGCTCTAAGTCCTGAATGGCTTTAATTTTAGTTTGTTTTACCGCGTCTACCATGGTTTTTTCCTGCGCTTGAAAATCAGTAACCTGCTTTTGATAACTGGATTGTAAACCGCCAAATTGCTTTTCTAAACCGTTTACGTAGGCTTGCAAACTCGCTTCGGCCTTTTTGGTTTCGGGCATTACTTTTAATAAATCGGCGGAGTTAATGTAGCCAAGCTTTTGCTGGTTTTGGGTGGCAGCAGGCACACTTGCCTGCGTTTGCAGGGTCACGGAATCCGATGCCGGTAAATTAACCTGAGGTTTATCTGTTGCGGCAGGGGTGCCAGCCGGGCTTTTTTCTTTTACTTTAGCGTTTTGCTGACAGCCCGAAAGAAAAAGATTTCCACTAAAACAGGCACTTATTACTAACAGATAAAATGATTTTTTCATTATTAAAATAGATGGTTACTAGTACTAGTTTGATTTATTATAATACGAAATAGCACGATTTCTCCTCTATTTCCTACTGCTTGTTTTTAATTTTTAAAATGGATGAAGGAAGAATAGTTGCCCAATAAAGGTCAACTGCTCCTTTAAATCTTGATTTAAAAGCAAAAATCGCTCAAAGTAGACTTAAACTAAGCTTTTCCTTTAAGAGCGCCAGCTTATCTTTTGCCGGTAGTAGCTTTTGGTACCATTCTACTGGTGCGGGGTTTAGGTGGTGTGGCAGTTTTTAAATTGAGCAAACGTAAATTGCGGAAATCAATCGCGTGGCTTTCTGCCTGTAGGGCAATGTAACCTTGTTTCAGAGGCGCGCCATCTTGGGCCTTCCATATTTTACTGTAAGCATCTTCTTTGCCTTGCTTCCAGGCAACTTCCCCGATTTCCGGTTTTTGGTAGGTTAATACCGTATCACCTTCAATAATATGCCGCACGAGCGAGTCGCCGTATACCTGTATTTCGGCTTTTACCCAACGATCGCCGTTGTAGGTTTTAGAATCAGAATCAATGCAATGCTCCGAAACCAACTGGCCCTGCAGGTTATGCATTTGAGTACCAGGCGTGCATAAATTACCGGTATGACGTTCGCCGGTGCCCAGCCCACCTAATAATTGTACTTCCAAGGATACCGGAAACTCTTGCGTCATGGTTAAGCTTTTCGCCGATTGCGAATGGTACATAATACCGCTATTCCGTACGTTCCATTCCTCCCCGCCCGGCACCTGATTGCCTAAAAACCGGTACTCGAACCGCAAAATATAATGTGAATAAGGTGTTTTATAGTACATGTGCCCGTATTTGCCATCAAAATTTTGGTATTGGTCGTAGGCTACCCGGATCATATCGCCCTCTGCCCGGAAAGTATTTTTGTAGTTATCGTTTAGCTTTTGGCCCGCAATTTTAATATCCCAGCCGGTTAAATCTTTGCCATTATACAACGAAATCCATTTCTCCTGACCAGTTTTCAGCTTTTGCTGAGCAAACGTCAGATTTACAGAATAACCAAAAAATAAGCTTAAACAAACTAGCAGGCGTAAATAGGAATTATAAAACATTCGCTTGAACAGTAAAGGATAGTTGATAAGGTTAAAAGAATATAATGTAAAATTGAAACGGGGTACTTTAAACTAACCACGCACGTTACCAGCTTATTTTGCCGGAGCTGCGCCCGTATCTGTGTTGCTGATAAAGGCAATTCGTTTACTATCCGGCGACCACGACGGCGTATTAATGGAACCTTGTCCGCCGTAAACATACGCAATAACTTTGGGCGTGCCGCCGGTAATGGGCATCAGGCGTAAGTAAACGTGCTTGTAAAACGGGTGATCGCCCGATTTTACTTCGTCTTTGTTAAAAGATAACATGACAATCCATTTGCCATCGGGCGATACGTGCGGAAACCAATCGTGGAATTCGCCGGTGGTAACGGCTTCCTGCTGGCTGCCGTCAGGGCGCATGCGCCAGATTTGCATGGTGCCGGAACGGTTGGAGTTAAAATAAACCCATTTACCATCAGGGGTATATTCCGAACCATCGTCTAAACCTTGGGCAGTAGTTAAACGGGTTTCCGGGCCGCCGCTTGCGGGTACTTTATAAATATCAAATTCTTTATTGCGCTCGCCGGTAAACAGCAACGTTTTGCT
This region includes:
- a CDS encoding OmpH family outer membrane protein, with product MKKSFYLLVISACFSGNLFLSGCQQNAKVKEKSPAGTPAATDKPQVNLPASDSVTLQTQASVPAATQNQQKLGYINSADLLKVMPETKKAEASLQAYVNGLEKQFGGLQSSYQKQVTDFQAQEKTMVDAVKQTKIKAIQDLEQQLQQSQASGQQKVAAKREELFKPILDKAEKAVKDVGKENGYDYIFDASTGSFIYAKDSHNIMPLVKAKLNIK
- a CDS encoding 3-keto-disaccharide hydrolase, whose translation is MFYNSYLRLLVCLSLFFGYSVNLTFAQQKLKTGQEKWISLYNGKDLTGWDIKIAGQKLNDNYKNTFRAEGDMIRVAYDQYQNFDGKYGHMYYKTPYSHYILRFEYRFLGNQVPGGEEWNVRNSGIMYHSQSAKSLTMTQEFPVSLEVQLLGGLGTGERHTGNLCTPGTQMHNLQGQLVSEHCIDSDSKTYNGDRWVKAEIQVYGDSLVRHIIEGDTVLTYQKPEIGEVAWKQGKEDAYSKIWKAQDGAPLKQGYIALQAESHAIDFRNLRLLNLKTATPPKPRTSRMVPKATTGKR